The genomic region GTTCCTGAGCCTCGCTGCCACCGTTCTAAGCCTGGCTTCCTGTGAGAAAGAATTGGATAATGTAAATACGCCGAACCAGGCTGTTACAGCATCTGCCGCCACTGCCGCTCAAACAGTGGAAGAGAAAACCAGCCTGCTTACTACCGGCGACTGGAAACTGACCAGCCAGGTGGGCACCGCCAATGAGCTGACCACCGACCTTCGGGTGATGCTGAAGGCCGATAAGCTCGACAACCTCACGCAGTTCCGCGACGCCGGCAAGTTGATCCTGGATGAAGGCACTCTGAAGCGCGACGCCGAAACCACCCAGCAAACGGAAGGCACCTGGGCTTTCACCGATAACGGCCAATCGCTGGCAATGGCCCACGCCGGAGTTACTACCACATACTCCATTGCCGAGTTGACGGCTACCACTCTGCGGCTGGTTCAGACCGAAGCCGGCGCCGGGGGCAAGACTACCACGATAACGTCGGTGTACGGCCGCTAGAATTTTCGCCCGCCGCGTACCCCAATATGTACCACCGTTCAAGCAAAAAAGCGCCCGGCTGTTCAGCCGGGCGCTTTTTTTGTCATGATGGGCCAGCGTTCTGCTGCCGTTGCCTTAGGCGTGGGGCAGTTCGTTGTTGTCCTTCTCGGCTTTGCGGGTGAGGGCCGTCAGCCACGACTGCGACAGTTCCGACTCGCTTTCGTGGCCGAAACGGCGGGCATCGCCCTGCTCGCCGGTAGGGGCCGGGAGCGTCCGGTTCACCCAGCTCAGCAGGTCGGCGGTGGTGCCGGGGGCCAGGCCGTGGAAGGCCGAAAGCAGCTTGGCGGGCAGGCCGATGATGATTTCGGCGTCGCCGCGGCGGCAGGCGTTCCAGATCTGGCGGGCCGCCGAGTCGGCCGCGACGGTGAGAGCCGGCAGCGAGTCGGCAATGGTGAACCAGGCGTATTCCTTGCGGTGCTGCCCTTTCACAATGGCATTGCGCGGACTGCCCGTACGCAGCAGGCCGGGGCAGACGGTGGTCACCTGAATACCATATTGGCGCAGCTCGGCCCGGAAGCCTTCTGACAAGCCCACCAGGGCAAACTTGCTGGCACTATAGGGCGCCAGGTGCGGCACGGCCACCTTGCCGCCCACCGAGGCAATGTTCACGATGCGGCCTTCGCCGCGGAGGCGCATATCGGGCAGTACGGCCTGCATGGCGTGCAGCGGGGCCCAGAAGTGGGTGTCCATCGACTCCTCGTACTCGCGCAGCTCCATGTGGTCGAGGGGGCCGGCCGTGATGATGCCAGCGTTGTTGACCAGCACTTCGATAGGCCCCAGTTGCTGCTGCACCTCGGCTACCAGCGTCCGGACTTCCACGGCGTTGGTCAGGTCGCGCACCAGGGCCATTACCTGCGCACCGTCGGCGGCCAGCTCCTGGCGGGCCCGCTCCAGCTCCTCGGCGTCGCGGGCGCAGATGGCTACTTTGGCGCCTTCGGCCACGGCCTGGCGGGCCAGAATAAGGCCCAGGCCGCGCGAGCCGCCGGTTACCAGCACCACACGGCCCCGCAGGTCGTAGGTGCCGCGGCGGTTGCTCCAGAGCGTGGCGGCGGCCAGCGCCAGACCGGCGCCAGCGGCGGCCAGCCAGTTGTTTCGGGTAGTTGGGGTCATGGCTAGAGAGGGTTGCGGAAGGTGAGCCTGCCGCTTACATACTACCGGAAGCCGTGGGAAGTTTGCCGGCCAGGCACCTTTGCCGAAATTCTGGAGCCGGGCCGACCAAAAAGGGAAAAGCCGGCGTTATAGCCCTGCCTTTTCTGAATTGGCATCATCTTTACATATCAATTGGGGCGGCGGCCCTTATGACCACATCCGCCAACGGCCGCCGGCTCCCATTTTCTTTGCCATTCCATGAAAAAATCTGTTTTAGCCACGCTGCTGGCGCTCAGCGCGCCCGGTCTGCTACTGGCCCAGACCACCACCAAAGTCAAAACCAAGTCGGAAACGGCAGGCGCTGACACCAAGACCAAGACCCGCACTTCCGCTGCCACATCCGCCGCTCCGCTGCCCGCCGCCGAGCCCGATGCCACCAAGGTAGATGCCCGCGCTGCCTCGCTCACGGCCAACATGCAGAAAGCCCTGGGCCTGAATCCGCAGCAGGTGGAGAAAGTGCGCCAGATAAACCTGGTGAGCGTGCGGGGCGTGGAAACCGCCCGCCTCACTTACCGCCAGAACGTGCGCAAGATGGCCACCGTCATCGACGACATCGGGCAGGCCCGGATGGGCGCCCTGAAGGACGTGCTGACGCCCGCCCAGTTCGACCGGTATCAACGCAAGCGCGAAGAGAAAATGGGCGTTCCGAATGCCCAGGGCGCCCAAGGCACCCCCGCCCCCGGCCTGCCGGGTAATGAGTGATTTTTGGTGACAGGTGACAGGTGACAGGTGACAGGTGACAGGTGACAGGTGACAGGTAAAGAAAGAACGTCATTCCGAGCAGCGCGAGGAATCTCGCCAGCGTAGTAATCCCCAAAAACCACATTATCAAAAAACTCGTCTGGCTCCCCCTCTCCACGGGAGAGGGGGCCGGGGGGTGAGGCCCACGTCAGCACGCGAGATTCCTCGCAGGCTCGGAATGACGACCTGTCACCTCATCACCCCATCACCCAAAATCACCCAAACACCTGCAGGCTCAGCTTCACGATGAAGCTACCCACCACCACCAGAAACAGGACGCGCACGAAGCCGGTGCCGTGGCGCAACGCCAGGTGCGCCCCCAGCGTGGAACCCACCATATTGCAGAGCGCCATCGGGAGGGCTACGGCCCACAGGATCTGCCCGGTGTAGGCGAAGTACAGCAGCGCCGCCAGGTTGGTGGCCACGTTCACCAGCTTGGCAGACGCCGAGGAGGTGATGAAATCGTAGCCGAACAGGCCCACGAAGGCAAACAGCAGGAACGAGCCCGTACCCGGCCCGAAGAAGCCGTCGTAGAAGCCGATGATCAGGCCCACCAGCGCCCCGTACAGCGGCTCGCGCTGCGCCGATAGCCGCGGGGCGTGCAGGCTCCCGAAATCCTTGCGCCAAAACGTGTAGACGGCAATGGCCACCAGCAGCCCCAGCACCAGCGGCGGCAGCAGCTCCTGCGGCAGCTGGCTCACCACACGCGCCCCCAGAAACGAAAACACGCCCGCCACGGCCGCCGCCGTGCCCACGGCCCGCCACCGGATGGGCACCTTGCCGGCATAGCTGCGCAGCGCCGCCGCCGTGCCCATCAACGATGAGACTTTGCCCGTGCCCAGAATAGTGGGCACCGGCGTGCCCTTCAGCAGCAGCAACATGGCCGGCAGCTGAATCAGGCCGCCACCGCCCACTATGGAATCAATGAAACCGGCCAGAAAGGCAAAAAAACACAGCAGGCCGAGCGCCACGGGAGTTACCATGCCGCGAAAGTAGCACCCAACGCCCCTGGTTCCGCATCAGGCATGCTGTTGGCGGCCGGCAAGCCTTATTTTGCGGCGCACCTTACTTTACTGAATCACCATGCACGGCCCCGACCCCGCTACGCTGTACCCGCTGCCGCACCATCGCAAGCTGGTGTTCCTCAAAAACCTGGTTACCCGCCCCAACATCATCGTCGGCGACTACACCTATTATGATGACCTAGAAGACCCGGCCAACTTTGAGCGCAACGTGCTCTACCATTTTGACTTTCTGGGCGACCAGCTGATTATTGGCCGGTTCTGCGCCCTGGCGTCCGGCGTGAAGTTCATTATGAATGGCGGCAACCACGAAACTACGCCGGTTTCCACGTTTCCGTTTGCCATTTTCGGGGGTGGCTGGGAAGCGCTGATGGCCGACCAGTCGGTGCAGGAAAAATACCCCTCCAAGGGCGACACCGTGGTGGGGCATGACGTCTGGATTGGTTACGAAGCCACCATCATGCCCGGCGTGCAAATCGGCAACGGCGCCGTAGTGGCCGCCAAATCCGTGGTAACGCGCGACGTGCCGGCCTACGCTGTGGTGGCTGGCAACCCGGCCCAGGTGGTGCGTTACCGTTTCGACGAAACCACCATAGCGCGGCTACAGGCGCTGGCGTGGTGGCACTGGCCTGCCGATAAAATCACGCGCCATCTGTCGCTGCTCAATGCCGCCGACCTCGACGCGCTGGAAGCCGCCGAATAGCGCGCGGCGTGTACCACACGGTAATGGTGCGGCAGTAAACTAACCGCCCCCGATTGGTGTTATACCAGCTATGAATTCCTTGAACCTGACTTCCTCTGCTTCGCAACCCCTTCGTCTGAGCGTGCTCGACCAGTCGCCGGTGCCGCTGGGCCGCACCCCGCGCGAGGCGCTGCAGCATTCCATAGAGCTGGCGCGCCTCACCGACCGGCTGGGCTTCACCCGCTTCTGGGTGAGCGAACATCATAACACTAACACCTTGGCCGGATCATCGCCGGAGGTGCTGCTGGCCCGCCTGGGCGCCGAAACCAGCCGCATCCGGCTGGGCTCGGGCGGCGTGATGCTGCCCCACTACTCGGCCCTGAAAGTGGCCGAAAACTTCCGCATGCTGGAGGCCCTCTACCCCGGCCGCATCGACCTGGGCATTGGGCGGGCGCCCGGCACCGACCGCATAACGGCCCACGCCCTCAACCCCCACAACCAGTTCCGCGACGAAGACTTCGCCGAGCAGCTCATGGACCTGCGGGCCTACCTGCGCGACGAAACCGTGCCCGACACCATCCATGCCCGCGTGAAAGCCGCGCCGTTTGTGGATACGGTGCCGGAGCTGTGGCTGCTAAGCAGCAGCGGGCAAAGTGGCCTGTTTGCGGCGCACGTGGGGGCCGCGTTTTCCTTCGCCCACTTCATCAACCCCAATGGCGGGCCGAAGATGGTGCAGATGTACCGTGAGCGGTTCCGGCCGTCGCCGGAGCTGGCGGAGCCACAGGCCAACGTGGCCGTGTTTGTGGCCTGCGCCGACACCGCCGGCCACGCCCAGGCCCTGGCCGACAACCTGGCGCTGCAGATGCTGAAGCTGGAAACCGGCCAGTTCACGCCAATCGAAGCCGTGGAGAAAGTGAATGTAGCCAGCCTGTCGGCCGACCTGCGGGCGCGCCTGGCATACCACCACCAGCGCATCATCAGCGGCACGCCCGACAAGGTGAAGGCCGACCTGACGGCGCTGGCCGCCAGCTACGGCGTAGATGAGGTGTCGGCCTTGACCATCACCCACGACTACGACGACCGGCTCCGCTCCTACGAGCTGCTGGCCGACGCCTTCGCGCTGGATACGCCCGTTCCGGAGCAGTTGGCGGCGGCTATCTAGCTCCGGCACCTCCACTTCACCACACGCAAAAGCGCCAAATCTGTCCAGGTCTGGCGCTTTTGCATGTGGCAGGTTGCGGGTGTCGGTCAGGCGCTTATCTGTCTATTTATAATTTTTCTAAACAACTATTTTGAATCTATCTAAATAGCGGCGTGCTTTGCATTGTTTTTAATCAATCTAAATAAGCAAAGCATCTCCTCTCATGTCCCGACTCCTACCCTTGCTGCTGACCGCCCTGCCCCTCACGGCGGCCCTCCCTGTTTCTGCGTTTGTTGCGCCTCCCGGGGGGCCGGTTGCCAACTCGGGCGCCGACGAGCCGGCGCGGCGCGGCTGGGTGGCGGGCCGCGTGACGGATGCCGACGGGAAGGGCGTGGAAGGCGTGACGGTGGCGCTGAAAGGCACTTCGTACGGCGCCAGCACCACCGCCGACGGCCACTTCCGGCTGGCCGCGCAGGCGGGCTCCTACCAGTTGGTGGTGAGCAGCATCGGATATGCTACGCAGGAAGTGGTGGTGAGCGTGGCGAGCGGCGAAACCGTAACGCTACCGGCTTTCACGCTGGCCGTGAGCAACCAGAACCTGTCGGAGGTGACCGTGACCGGCACCAAGTCGATGAACCAACGGGCGCTACGCGTGGGCAAGCTGCCCGTGGCCGCCCTCGACCTGCCGCAGAGCGCCGTGACGGTGGAGCGCGAGGTGCTGGATCAGCAGCAGGTGCTGCGCCTGAGCGACGCGCTGGTGAACGTGAGCGGCCTGTACGTGACCAGCACCACCGGCGGCACGCAGGAAGAGCTGGGCAGCCGGGGCTTCGCCTACGGCTCCAACAACACCTTCAAGAACGGCGTCCGGTTCAATAACGGCGTGATGCCGGAAGCCAGCTCGCTGGAACGGATGGAAGTGCTGAAAGGCAGCGCGGCCATCCTGTACGGCAACGTGGCGGCGGGCGGCGTGCTCAACCTCGTCACCAAGAAGCCGCAGTTTGAGCGCGGCGGCTCGGTGGGGCTGCGGGTGGGCAGCTTCGGGTTCTGGAAGCCGATGGTGGACGTGTACGGCGCCATCGGCAACAGCCAGAAGGCCGCTTTCCGGCTGAATGGCAGCTACGAAAACGCCGACAGCTTCCGCGACGAAGTGAAATCGGAACGGGTGTATGTGAACCCGTCGCTGCTGTTTGAGCTGACACCGAAAACCACGCTGGTGCTGGAAGGCGACTACCTGCGCGATAACCGCACGCCCGATTTTGGGGTGGGTGCCATCGACTACAACATTCTGGAGTCGCGGACCCGGTTTCTGAACGTGCCGGGGGCCGAGAATGCCACCACCCAAACCAGCACGACGGCCACGCTGAGCACGCGCCTCAACGACAAGTGGCAGCTGCGCGCCGTAGGCGGATTCCAGCGCTACGACAGCGAGCAGCGCACCGGCAACCGCCCCACCAACATCAACAACGGCACGCGCCCGGCCCGGGGCACGGTGGGCAGCCCCACTTACGTGCCGGCCGCTCCCAAGCCCAGCCTCTACGGCAACTGGGGCCGCACTTTGGGCCGCAGCGAAACGTCGGAAAACTACTACCTCGCGCAGCTTGACCTCACGGGCGAGGTGCGCACCGGCTTCCTGGAGCACAACGTGCTGCTCGGCGCCGATGCCGACCAGTACAACACCAACGCGCTGACTTACACCGCGCAGGCCTACGACTCCATCAACGTAGTGGACCGCAGCCGGACGCTGGCACGGGCGGCCAACGCCGTGAATAGCTTCGACGCGCTGGCCCGCAACACCCGCACGCTCACCAACACGCGCCGCGCCGGCTTCTACGTGCAGGACCTGATCAGCATTTCCGAGAAGGTAAAGCTGCTGGCCGGGGTGCGCTGGAGCTACCAGGAAACGCCGAGCGACGTGTACACCTACGCCGCGCCAACCGCCGCCGACCAGACGCTGAAGGTGACGCAGCAGAACCGCCGCTTCGATGACGCCTTCTCGCCGCGCCTGGGCGTGGTGTACCAGCCGCTCAAAACCACCTCGGTATTCGCGTCTTACGCCAACTCGTTTCAGCCGAATACCGGCCAGGATGTTAGCGGCGCGGCCCTCGCGCCTTCCACCTTCGACCAGTATGAAGTGGGCATCAAAAACGACCTGTTCCACGGGCTGCTGTCGGCCAACGTCACGGCCTACCGCATCGTGAATAGCAACCTGGCGCAAACCTACCTGGGTTTGGTGCCGGCGGCGAATGGCACCCTGGTGCCGAACCTCAACACCAGCATCAGGGAGCTGGCGGGCGAAGTGACCAGCAAGGGCGTGGAAGTGGACATGCAAAGCAAGCCGCTGATGGGCTGGACGTTCATCACGGGCTACAGCTACAACCACACGGCCTACACCAGAAGCAACATTTACGAAAACGGCAGCCGCCTGCGCTACAACCCGGCCCACACTGCCAACCTGAGTTTGTACTACAACTTCGGCAGCAGCTTCGCCGAAAACAGCTTCCTGCGCGGCCTCACGGCGGGCGTCACTTCCTACTACGTCGGTGGCCGGCTGGCGGGCCGCAACACCCGCCTTTACGACCCCGCCACCGGCAAGCCGTTTGCCACCGCCGATGCCTTCCGCCTCATCAGCTCGCCTGACTATCTGCTGTTTGATGCCTCGCTGGGCTATACCTACAACCGGTTTTCGGTGCGCGTGAAAGCCGCCAACCTGCTCAACGAGCTGAGCTACAACCTGCACGACGACAACAGCGTGAACCCCATTGCGCCGCGCAACTTCGCCGCCACTTTGGCCTACCAGCTGTAAGTCATTCTTCCGATCTAAAAAAAGGTGAGTGAAGCCGAAAGCCCGGCCGGAACCAGCAGCAACTGGCGCCGGCCCGGGTTTTCCTCTGCCCGGGGCTTTCCCTGCTGAAATTCTGCCCGATCTGGCCGCTGTGGGCGGCCGCAACTTTTGTCTTATGAAAATCTTCTTCCGCAACATTCACCTTTACCTCAGCCTCGCGTCGGGGCTGATTATTGCTGTGGTGTGCTTCACGGGCGGCGTGCTGGTATTCGAGAAAGAACTGGAGCAGGCCTGGCACCCGGAGCGCTACTTTGTGGTGCCCGCCGCCACGCCGCGCCAGCCGCTAACCCAACTCACGGCCGCCGTGCGGGCCTACAAGCCCGACGCCAGGATTGCCGGCCTGAAAGTCTACGCCGACCCCACCCGCACCGTGGAAATCAGCCTTGCCGGAGCGCCCGGCGGCCCCGGCGACGGACGCAAGCCAGAGGCCGCCCGCGCTGAGCGGAGCGGCCAGCCCGGCACAGGCGCAGCCGACAAGGGCCAGAACGGCAAGGAAGGCCAAGGCCCGAACGCCGGCAAAGGCGGCGGCGAAGGCGGCCGGGGCCCGGTGGTGTTCGTGAATCCCTACACGGCCGCCGTAACGGGCGAGTTGAACTACCGCGAAACCTTTTTCTTCTCGATGATGGCGCTGCACCGCGGCATGGTGGGCGGGGTCGTCGGCAAGCTGGTGGTGGGCGTGAGCACGCTGCTGTTTCTGGTCATTATCGGGACCGGGCTGGTGCTGTGGTGGCCGGCTTCGCGCAAGGCCATGCAGCAGCGGCTGCAGGTGAAGTGGAGCGGCGGCTGGAAGCGCCTCAACCACGACCTGCATGTGGTGCTGGGCTTCTACTCGGCGCTGGTGCTGTTCGTGTTTGCTTTCACGGGGCTGGCGTGGTCGTTTGAGTGGTTCAACAAAGGCATCTACGCCGTCACGAACTCGCCTCTGGAACGCCCCGAGCCGCCCGTCTCGGTGGTGCCGGCCGGCTTGGCCGCGCTGACGCCCGCCGCTTCAGATACTGCTACGCCAGCGCAGCCGGCTACGTCGGCCACCGCGCCGAGCTTCTCTGCTGATGCGGCGCTGGCCCAGGCGCAGAAGCTGGCCCCGATGGCCGTATACTACTCGCTGCAGCTGCCGAAAGACCCTACCGGCAGCATCAAAGTGGCCACGCTGCGGCCGAATGCGTTGTATGACAACGCCACCGACGAGGTCTACCTCGACCAGTATTCCGGCCGCGTACTCAAAAGCCAGACCTACGAGCAGCGCAACCTGGGCCAGCGCGTGCGGGGTTTGTTCAAGCCGGTGCATACCGGCTCCATCTTCGGCTGGCCATCCAAAATCGTGAGTCTGGTGGTGTGTCTGCTGGGCGTTACATTCCCCATTACGGGTACTATCATGTGGCTGAACCGGCTGAAAAAGGGCCGTAAGAAGCAGCGCAAGCTGGCCACGGCGGCCTGATGCACCGGTGGCGGCTTAACCCCCGGCCCGGCCCCTGCGTATTGCCGGCAAGCGTCAGACTACAATAGTCTGACGCTTTTCTTTTGCTCTGCCCATGATTCAGCCCACCCCTCCGCCTCTCTCTCCCGCGCTGACCGCGCCCCCCGAAAACCGCCTGCTGGCTCTGCTCCGCCGCGCCGGCCTGCTCGACTGGTTTCTGCTGGGGCTGATGGGGGCCGTGGCGCTGGCGTATCTGGTGCCCGGAGTCGGGAGCAAAAGCAGCCCCATTCCTTGGAAAATCATCACTACGGCCGGCGTGGCCCTGATTTTCTTTTTCTATGGGCTGCGCCTGAGCGCCGAAAAGCTCACAGCTGGCTTGCGCAACTGGCGGCTGCACGTGGTGGTGCAGGGCATTACGTTTCTGGCGTTTCCGCTGCTGGCGCTGCTGGCCCGTCCGCTGTTTGAAGGTCTGAAGGGCGAGCAGCTCTGGCAAAGCATCTTTTTTCTGTGCACGCTGCCCAGCACGGTGTCCACGTCCGTCGTGATGGTGAGCATTGCGCGGGGCAACCTGCCGGCGGCCATCTTCAACGCCAGCATCAGCAGTCTGCTGGGCATTGTGCTCACGCCGCTCTGGACCAGCCTGTTTCTGAACACCAGCGCCGACGGCGGCCACCTCTGGCACCTGGCCCTGATTCTGGTGTGGCAGGTGATACTGCCGGTGGTGGCCGGGGTGCTGCTCAACCGCCGCTACGGAGCCTTTGCCGAGCGCCACAAAGGCGCATTGCGCGTCTCCGACCAGATTGTGATTCTGCTGATCGTGTTTACGGCCTTCTGCGAGTCGTTTGCCGAGGGCATCTTCCGCAGCTACGCCCCCGCCGATGTGGCGCTGCTGGCGTTGGGCATGGTGGGGCTGTACGGGGCCATCTTCGGGCTGGTGTGGGGGCTGAGCCGGCTGCTGGGCTTCTCACGCGAAGACCGGATTACGGCTTTGTTCTGCGGCTCCAAGAAGTCATTGGTGCATGGCAGCGTGATGGCCAGCCTGCTGTTTCCGGGCCTGGCCGCCACGGGGCTGCTGCTGCTGCCGCTCATGCTCTACCACGCCCTGCAGATCGTGCTGGCCAGCACAATGGCCCGGCAGATGAGCCGCCAGCCCGACTCCACCCCGGCGGCAGTCTGACCAATAAAAACAATTGCACTATAGCCCGAAACAAGCAGACCAATTCAGTAATTCAGTAAAAACTGTACTATCCTGCGTCCAGTTGCCATCCTACTCCGCCTGACTCACGCCCGGGCCCACACGTCACTCTGAAAGCGTTATTACAGGCTCAAAGCCTGATTCCGCCACAACCTGCCGTTTTCCGAGGCGCTAACCTCCGGCAACGGGGCACGATAATTCCACGCAAAAAATAGAGATATTCCGATAATGAAGTCTTACATTTGGCGGATCCCACTCCACTCAAACGTACTTCCATCATGAAAAAACTCGTACTGCTTTTTGTCTTATTTCAGTCCCTGACATTTTTCGCTCAGGCCCAGACGACCACTCAGAAGGTATACGCCACCATCGTCAACAACCAGCCGGAGGCCCTGCAGGCGCTGCTGGCCGCGGGGGCTGATGCCAACGCGCCCGTGGTAATGGTGTCGGGCTTTCCAACCACCTTTCTGATTCTGGCCGCCGGCAAAGGCCAGCTGGAACTGGTTAAGATTCTGGTGAAGTATAAAGCCCAGATCGACAAACCAGACTCTTTCAATGCAACTGCCCTGATGGCTGCTGCAGATCAGGGTAGTGCGGAGGTAACAGCCTTTCTGCTTGCCAGCGGGGCCAACCCCACTGCCAGGGACAACGATGGCAAAGACGTGCTGGCTCATGCCAAAGAAAGCGGCAGCTCCGACGTAGTGAAACTGATCCATAAAGCAAAATAGCGGGCAATTCAGGCCCACAAAGCATAACGGCCGGGCACATTGCCTGGCCGTTATGCTTTGTAGAAGCGCGGCCGGCTGCCCCCGACGTAAGCTGCCAAGCCGCCTATTTCTCTGCTGCCAGCAACGCCCGACGGCTACATTGCTTCCCCCTGGCAGGACATTCTGCACCGCCATTTATATAAAAATTCTTTTACCCGAATGAAACTATCTAACAATTCCACGCATTTGGGGCCATGAAACCCACCCGCCCAAAATGCTTGATAAACAACTTACTAACGCCGGCTTCTACGAAATAGCCTCCCCCAACAACGCGCCTACCGGCATCACACTCATCCGGCCCGGCCGGCGCGAGTCGGTACGGGTATTTCTGCCCCACAATTCCACCGACGTAGAGGTATACACCGGCTCCCTTCGCAGTGGGCGCCTCGTGTACCAGGGCCCGGCCGAAATGGCGGCCCAGCTCACGCTCCTCACCGACCGCAGCAACTAGCCGCCACCCGGCGCCGGCCAGCGCGTACTGCCCTCATCCCCCAGGAATGCAGCGGCCCGGTTTCCGCTAAGCAGTCGGCACTTGTGCCGGGATGCTTAGCGGAAACCGGGCCGCTATGTTATGGCAGGAATAGCGGCAGCCTACTGGCCGCTGAGCTGCAGCAGGCGCACAACCAGGCCGGTCCAGCCGGTTTGGTGGCTGGCGCCGAGGCCGTGGCCGGCGTCGCCGTGGAAGTACTCGTGGAAGAGCAGGTTGTCCTTGAAGTGCGGGTCGGTTTGCAGCAGCTCGTTGTCGCCGAAGGCGGGGCGGCGGCCGGTTTCGTCTTTGAGCAGCAGCCGGGTGAGGCGGCCGGCCAGAGCCTCCGATACCTGCTGCAGGTTGAGCAGCTTGCCGGAGCCGGTGGGGTACTCAATCCTGAAATTGTCGCCGTAGTAGTGGTGGTAGCGCTGCAACGACTCGATGATGAGGAAGTTGATGGGCAGCCAGATGGGGCCGCGCCAGTTGCTGTTGCCTCCGAACATGCTGCTTTCGGCCTCGCCGGGCACGTACTGCACCGTGAAGTCGGTTTCGGGGGTGCTGTAGACGTAGGGGTGCTCCAGGTGGTGCCTGGACATGGCCCGGATGCCGTAGTCCGACAGAAACTCGGTTTCGTCGAGCATGCGGGTGAGCAGCTTCTTGAGGCGCGGACGGCGCAGCAGGCCCAGCAGGTGGCGGGCGCCCTTGCCGGGCTCCTGCCAGCGCGTGACGAGCTGCGCCAGGTGCGGCCGGTGCCGGATCAGCCAGGTGGCGCGGGCCGTAAACTCGGGCAGCGCATCCAGAATATCCTGCTCCACCACTTCCACCGCAAACAGCGGAATCAGCCCCACAATGGAGCGCACCTTCAGCTTGGTGCGCACGCCGTCGGGGGTGTGCAGCACGTCGTAGTAGAAGCCGTCCTCCTCGTCCCAGAGGTTGAACTGGCCGTCGCCGCCGCGGGTCATGGCATCGGCGATGTAGAGGAAGTGCTCGAAGAACTTGCCGGCCATTTCCTGGTACACGCGGTTGGACTTGGCCAGCTCCATGGCCATGCGCATCATGTTCAGGGCAAACATGGCCATCCAACTGGTGCCGTCGCTCTGCTCGATGAATCCGCCAGTGGGCAGCGGCGCGCTCCTATCAAACACGCCGATGTTGTCGAGGCCCAGGAAGCCGCCCTCGAAGATGTTCCGCTCGCTCTTGTCCTTGCGGTTCACCCACCACGCGAAATTCAGGGCCAGCTTATGAAACATCACCTCCAGAAACACGGTGTCGCCGAGGCCATGGTGGAGCTTTTTGTCCATCTGGTACACGCGCCAGGTGGCCCAGGCGTGCACGGGC from Hymenobacter canadensis harbors:
- a CDS encoding ankyrin repeat domain-containing protein, with product MKKLVLLFVLFQSLTFFAQAQTTTQKVYATIVNNQPEALQALLAAGADANAPVVMVSGFPTTFLILAAGKGQLELVKILVKYKAQIDKPDSFNATALMAAADQGSAEVTAFLLASGANPTARDNDGKDVLAHAKESGSSDVVKLIHKAK
- a CDS encoding bile acid:sodium symporter family protein, translated to MIQPTPPPLSPALTAPPENRLLALLRRAGLLDWFLLGLMGAVALAYLVPGVGSKSSPIPWKIITTAGVALIFFFYGLRLSAEKLTAGLRNWRLHVVVQGITFLAFPLLALLARPLFEGLKGEQLWQSIFFLCTLPSTVSTSVVMVSIARGNLPAAIFNASISSLLGIVLTPLWTSLFLNTSADGGHLWHLALILVWQVILPVVAGVLLNRRYGAFAERHKGALRVSDQIVILLIVFTAFCESFAEGIFRSYAPADVALLALGMVGLYGAIFGLVWGLSRLLGFSREDRITALFCGSKKSLVHGSVMASLLFPGLAATGLLLLPLMLYHALQIVLASTMARQMSRQPDSTPAAV